The sequence GATTAAAGTATCAATGGATGATTTTGGTACAGGCTTTTCCTCCTTGAGCTATTTGAAAAATATTCCGATTAGTATTGTTAAGTTGGATAAATCATTTTTTAATGAATTTGAAACTGATAATCGTAGTAAAAACATCATGAAATCAGTTATTGAGTTATCTAAATCTTTAAATTTAGTAGTTGTTTCCGAAGGTGTTGAAACAAAAGAGCATGTTGAATTTTTAATTGAATGCGGTTGTCACCTGGCACAAGGGTTTTATTTTTCTAGACCAATACCGCAAAATGAGTTTGAACAATTGTTATTTAATAATCAGGAAGCTTAACTTTATAGAAAAAGACCTAAAGGCAAATAGTTATAGTTGCTTTTAGGTCTTTTTCTTACGGTAAGACGGTTTGACAAAAAAGATAATAAGTTATAAAATTAACAAAGAATTAAATATTGCGGAATAGGTGTCCTACGGACTTAATAGGGAAGATCGGTTAGAAGCCGACGCGGTCCCGCCACTGTAAAAGGGAATGAACCCACGATATGCCACTGAGAGATTGGGAAGGTGTGGAAGTAATTATGATCTTGAGCCAGGAGAACTGCCTATTTGACAATCACTGTTTGACCTGCGAGCGATGGGGAGGGGATTTATGTAAGTATGTTAATACAATTATTAAACATTACGATTAAATAAATCCTTTTCTATATAGTGTATAGAAAAGGATTTTTGTTTTATCACTTAAAATAGTCCATAGATTATAATATTTATTAGAAATTTACTTTAGAAAAAGCAATGAGATGAGGTGGACTTTTGTTTAATAAGGAATCACTAAATGATACTTTAGAAATGGTTAATGCGTTAAGCGTGGCGTTGGACTTGAAAAGTGAGTATACTTGTAATCACTCGGCAAGAGTGGCGGAATTATCAGTATTATTGGCAAAAGCATTGCATTTACCGCTAGAAGAACAAATAAGAATTAATTTAGGGGCACATCTTCATGATATTGGTAAAGTTGGAATTAAAAGAGTTGAAAAGGTGTGCCGGTAAGCAGTTTGAAGAAGGGTTAGTCGATGTTTTCATAAAATTAGCATACGCTGATTTATATAGAGAAATTTTAAATTAGTAGGAGGTTTATCGTGAAAAATTTATTAGTAGGAGCTATGATGATGATGACAACAATAGGTATGATATTAGGTAGTAGCAATGATGTCTTAGCTTGTGGTAAATGTGGTAATGAAAAAAATCATCAAGCTATTGTAGTAGTGAGTTTTGGGACAACATTTGATGATGCTAGAGAAAAATGTATTGAAAGCGTAGAAAATAAGATTACGGAAATGTTTCCGTTTTATGAAGTTAGAAGAGCCTTTACTTCTAATATTGTGATGAAGAGGTTGGCGGAAAAAGGAATTATGGTTGATAATCTGGAACAAGCTTTGACAAAATTGAAAAATGAAGAATATACCGATGTTATTATTCAATCAACACATTTAATTCCGGGAGAGGAGTACAATACTAAAATTTTAGAAGTTGCTGCAAAACATAAAAATGATTTTCAAACAATTAAAATTGGCAGACCGG comes from Negativicutes bacterium and encodes:
- a CDS encoding HD domain-containing protein, with translation MFNKESLNDTLEMVNALSVALDLKSEYTCNHSARVAELSVLLAKALHLPLEEQIRINLGAHLHDIGKVGIKRVEKVCR